TATGGACTATCTTGAAAAGAATGCGATATGTTGGCTGGAAGGTCCATAATCTTAAGAACAGCATAAATCTTTGAACCTCTCCTAATCGATCAAGACCAGCGTAAAGGTAATCAGTTCTTATGTAAGACTGTCCAAATGATCTATACTTTGCCCCTCTTCCAGGGTAAATCCTTCCTCCGCAGACCATTCAAACCCGGCATAAACGCTTTCTGTATTGTTAATCGGATGGAACGCATCGATTGCCATGGTAAGTCTATTTGCCCTGGCATCATAAATGTAAGAATATCGTATGAAACGACAAAATGCATGTTTATGGGAAGCGGCCAAACTTTCGGCCTTATACTCCCCCATGATTCATTCTATCATTATTGCCTTCAATGAGCGGAATCGTGTCGTGATAAATGATAAGATCACTGGCGTCCATTTTCATTGAGGCCAAAAACTGGTGATGGCAGCAACCCGATGTTATGTAATTCCTCTTATTGGGGTCAATGATAGCATAGAATCTGGCGAAACTAACAGAAAAAAGGTTCTCTGAATCCCATTCGGCATTCTTATGAATTTTGTCTCTATGGGGAAAACGAAAACTTCGTTCCAACAACATGACTGTGTAGCCATCGATCCGATCGTAGGTTGCTTTTAAGACGGTAAAAGAATGCAATGGCGAAAGCTCCTCTGACGGGAACAGTCATTCCAATGTCGGCCCGGTTCTGGACAAGGTTTTTTTCCATAAAATCATAGAAAAACTCATTAGCAAGAAAGGCATTGCACTGGCATCCAAACGCAACAACTTTTCTGCGGAGCAGAAGCTTTTCCCGCCATCTCCATTTGGTCAGATCCTTGAACCGGCGATATTCCATCCGCGTGTTCACACCGAAAGTAAATCCCTTGTAACCAGAAGCGGCTTTCGCAATGAACTCCAGTCTCCACTCTGGCTTCCAACCGGATTCATTTCGATCCAATTCATGCTTAACATTTGCTTCGATACTCCAATAATCATTTGATCGGAGCAAGATCCCCGACGCGTAGTTGTGTAACCCCAGATCTCGTGAATTGGCGATCCAGCGCTGCTCAGATTTAACATGATACGAGAATTGTGGTGAGATGATTCGAACAAATCTAAGTTCATTCCAGTAACGCCAGTCGCTCTGACCGAAAGCTGAATAAGGGAGACTTGCCCACAGAATGGACATTGTCAACAGACGTCTTAGCCTGGATAATTCATCAGCATTATTCTGATATTGCTTATGTAAAAGAATAATAAACACTTGTACCAGATTAATATTCATTCTGATGAATTATCCACCAAAGGGTCCCGATAAGTCGGGATGAAAACTCATGAATAGATCAGGTTAGTTGGAAAGATGCCATCTTTTATCTAATGTCGGGCGACTCAATCGGGGGAAATCACGAGGAACCCATTTGAACACTGTTTCAAGAAACGGTAGGTTAGCGCAAAAGGGCCATTTTCCGGGTCTGGGTGAAATCACCAATCCTGATCTGATACAGGTAAACGCCACCACTCCCCATCTCCCCCCGATCATCGGTCCCATCCCATGTTACTGACTTATACCCCGGCTGCTCCATTCCCTGAACAAGAGTTCTTACCACTCTTCCAAGAATATCATAGATCGTGAGTACTACCTCAGATCGCTCCGGTAAGTCATACTGCAACGTTGTCACAGGGTTGAAGGGATTGGGGTGGTTCTGGTGTAAGGCAAAAACTCCAGGAATAAGGTCAGTTCTCTCCACGCTGACCCCACTACCGTCGATAGTGAGCGTGAAAGGCCCATTACCCCCTTCCCTCTTCACGATCCCATCTGAGGCCACAACCGTCCAGGTCCCGGTTACGATCTCAACTCCGGCCGAGTACATAACATTCTTGATCTGGTAATAGGGAACTTTCCTTGTGTTAATTGTTGACTCACCAAAGTTGAATATCGACAGTCCCTCCGTTAAGACAAAGCTATATGTTACCGGATATCCGGACTCCTCCCATGCAAAGTAAAGGGTATCCGTCCAGAAATTATCCTGGGTAATTTCGATAGTCGTACTGTCATAGGGGAATATCAGATCGAACGGCTCAGCAGGTTGACTTGCCCGTTCCATACGGTAAATCTTACCATTGAACGTACAGATGTAGAGTTCATTGTCTTTGTCCACACCAAATGATGTAACTGACCAGGGACCCATCTGGAAAAGCTCACTGCTCGTAGGAGGATCGATCCCATTGTAGTCCAATGACCAGACGGTCCCAAACTCAAAGTCACCATAAATGTATTTACCATACAAGGAAGGAATCTGGGATCCGCGATAAACAAACCCACCAATGATGGCCTCGCCCAAGCTTCGGCCATACTCCCAGACGGGCATGGTCAGTCCCGTCGTGTCACATCCTGTCGGTGAAGACGAGGGCCTGTACCGGTCATAGCAATGGGCTCCTTCGACAATATCCCAGCCGTAATTCTGCCCTGCCACGACAATATCTATTTCCTCGTACCTTACGTGCCCCACATCTCCCAACCAGATCGACCCCGTAATGGCATCGAAACTGAATCTCCAAGGATTCCGGAACCCGTAGGCAAAGATCTCCCTACCCATGGAACTATCAGCAAAAGGATTGTCTTCCGGAATGCCATAGTTGTAATCCCCCTGGGGATTATCAACGTCTATTCTCAGGAGAGCACCGAGTAGTGTTTCCAGGTTCTGTCCATTGCCCCCAAGACCTCCGTCACCCATGCCAATGTAGAAGTAGCCGTCCGGACCAAATATGATCTGACCGCCGTTGTGGTGCTCAAGAGGCTGTTGAATGCGAATAATCGTCACTTCACTTTCAGCATCTGCAGAGTTCTGGTCGTTATCACTCACGCTAAAACGAGAGACGATCGTGTACATACTATCTTCATTACCTGGGCGGACATTTGTGTAGTTCACGTAAAAGTATCCGTTGTTCATATGATCTGGGTGAAAGGCCAGTCCGAGAAGCCCTGCCTCCGGTGCCGCATCAAAGACACTGTCTCTGATGTCCAAGAAAACCTTCTTTTCCATGACATTCGGATCATTTTCAAACACGTAAATCATACCTGACTTCTCTACCACAAAGAGTCTATTCGATCCATCAGGAGGATGTTGCAAGTCGAGTGGTTTTTGAAAGTTCAGATTAGGGAAAGCAAGCTCGACTTGAACTTGTGAAATTGACGCGGAAGGCACCAGAAGTGGAATAGTCGCAAGCAATATGTGGTGCCTGATTCGCCAAACACCGGTGGACCTGATCAGTCTCAAGATACCGCCTTTCGATTTTGGCTCAAGAAACTCACTTAACCTCCTCCGGAGGTATGCGATGGCTCAGAGAGTTCGGCTCGATCAAACCCAATGAGAACCTCGTCATCAACCAGAGTTACTGGCGTCGAGAAATTAACGAGAATGGAGTGGATTTGCTCGTCCATTCTTGATGTCAAAAACATCACTAAATATGAATATTTCGACCCAAAATTGTCACACTTGAGTCATTTCGATTTTTCACTTTCGCAGTGATTGCAATAATATCGAGAGTTACTCTGAAAATCCAGGGTACACAAAATTCGCTGGCAAAAACATTATTTGGCCCTGAAGAGAGTTTCAGTTCACTCCTCGTATCAGTAATATAGAAAGAGATTGAGTAGCAAAATCTCAAAAATTGGCGAGAAAATGCGCGGACGGCGCTGACATATCACCCCACACCGGTCTTTTGGGGACTACAATTTCCTGATTTCGTTGGGCGGAGAATTCTGTTGAATACATTGAGCGAACTGCTAGCCCCGGTCTTTGAGTAGGATCACAAGGTCTCCATCATGTGGGGTGAAACAGAATTGTATCCCGAAAACGGTATTATTTGACCTAATCTCACCACCTTCGACACGATTGATGAACTCCCGGAATGGGCTCATTCATGAGAAAAATTTGAGAACTCCTCCAACCTCTTGAACTGTTCTGGGGTATTTCAGGTTCATTTGGTTCAGGTTTGTTTGGTTAGTTGCCAAAGGCTTAGTGTAGATGACACCCCAATTAACATGCTGAAAAGCAGTATATAATATTCGGGATCACCCTGTTGGTCACCGTAAATAAAACCCCTCAATGTTACCGCACATAGCACAGCAAATATGACTGTAGAAAAAGATAGCAGTAGCTGTTTCATTTTCTGTCTCCGATTTAATTGATTGAACTTTGCAGATTTTAATAAAACAAAATCAGAAAATCTTTACAGGAAAGAAGGTGAGAGGGTGGGTGTTACAGTGGCTGGAAGTTATTTGATCAATAGCATCTTGCGGGCCGACAGCTTCAAATATTGTAAAATAGGGCAACACCCCCTAGGGGTTTTTCGCTTCAGGGAGAACTCATTGAAAACCATTAAGCCCAAATCTCAAGCGTATCCCGAAAAAGTGTATCCCAAATTGACTATTATTTGAGCAGGTTTGACTAGCATTGGCAAGATGAACCTCGTCTAGAATATTGCATCTTTGATACTTTTAGATACAAGAAACCCCTCGCGAAGGACGGGTTCTTGTCGGTACTATGCGTGGTTTATTTGGTGGTCGGAGCGGCGCCCCGATTTCATCGGGGGAACCCGCGACAATCGCAAAAGGGTCAGCAGTAGCCGACCCATTGACGTCATCGCGTCGGAGCGGCGGGATTCGAACCCGCGACCCCCTGAACCCCATTCAGGTGCGCTGACCGGGCTGCGCCACGCTCCGAATCACCAGTTTGCAGTCGGCAGTTTGCAGTAGGCAGTCTTACGCATTACGAATTACACATCCCGCCTTCATTTCATTACGGCGGGCAGACACGTATCATTTCTCCAGTTCTCCATGTCTTCTCCCAAGGAGTTCCTACGGAACACTTCTCCGTGTCTTTAATTGTCAATATTCAGTAGTCAATCGGTGTCACGGGTTACCTGACACGAATTACGTATGACTGAGGAGCTCAAGCATCTCTTGAAGCTCTTTCTTTATTGTCTTTATCACATCCCTATACTTTGCTTCAACCAGTGAGCCTTTCGAAGCGACCGACCCGCTGGACTCCAACTTCAACTGGCGACGGGCACCCTCAATAGTATACTTCTCACTGTACAAAAGGTCCTTTATCCTCAGAACTGTGTCAATATCGAACTGCCGGTAAATCCGGTTGCCCGCACGGTTCTTCTGAGGCCGCAAAACAGAGAATTCCGTCTCCCAATATCGTAACACATATTGCTTCAATCCCGTGAGTTCACTGACTTCACTGATAGAATAATATAGTTTCTTGATCTCTGGTTCGGCAGGTGACATACACTTAAAGTTTTACTTGATATTAACAAAATTATCGCCTTGTCACAAGAAATAATTGAGTCTCGCATTTGAACAGAATCTATAAGGAAGGACGGCTAAGAAGGCGGGATCGCAGAGACTTTAGTAGAATAGCAGGGTCGCAAAAGATACAAACCGCTAATTCAGCACGCTTACAGGCGGCCGATAATCGAGGTCAAACGCCTCAGCGACACCCTTGTGGGTGATGTGTCCCTTGCACGTGTTGACCGCCGTCGCAATCTCTCTACGAAGCTCGACGGCACCTGCGAGACCGTTGTTTGCCACGATAAGAAGGTACGGAAGTGTTGAGTTTGTCAATGCCAGAGTTGATGTGATAGGAACGGCACCGGGCATGTTTGGAACACAGTAGTGAATCACACCGTCAACCTCGTAAATCGGAGCTTCGTGACTGGTGGGTTTGCTCGTTTCCACGCACCCACCCTGATCAACGGCCACGTCCACGACGACGGTCCCCTCTTCCATGAGCGAAAGCATATCTTTCGTAACCAGATTCGGGGCCCTTGACCCCACAATAAGGACCGCCCCGACGAGAAGGTCAGTTTTTGGCAGAAGGGATGTAATATTGTGCCGGTTGCTGAAGAGAGTAATCACGTTCTTGGGCATAGTGTCGTCAAGGTACCTGAGACGCTCAAGATTGGTATCGAGAACGTACACCTGTGCTCCAAGACCTGAGGCGATTTTGGCAGCATTCGATCCCACGACTCCACCCCCGAGTACCATCACGGTCGCGGGCTCAACTCCGGGTACGCCTCCCAACAAAACTCCCTTACCGCCCTGCCTAGTTTCCAGGTACTTCGCGCCCTCCTGAACGGCCATTCTCCCAGCCACCTCACTCATGGGCATGAGTAAGGGCAGGGAGCCGTTGGGCAGCTCAAGCGTCTCATATGCCAGGCCAGTTGCTGCGGTGTCGAGAAACCCCTTCGTCAGCTCTTTGGAAGCAGCGAAGTGGAAATAGGTGAACATGATGGCACCTTCCCGAAGAAGCGCAATCTCCCTCTCAGAGGGCTCCTTCACCTTCACGATCATGTCTGATCTGGAGTAAACCGGCTCTATACCGGCACAGATCTCTGCACCGTGAGCTGCATATTCTTCATCGGTGAATCCGCTGCCCACCCCGGCGCTTTGTTCCACCAGGACCGTATGTCCGGCCTCCTTCAATTCGGAAGCACCGTGCGGTGTTACGGAAACTCTTGACTCCTGGAGCTTTATTTCCTTAGGAACGCCGACGATCATCGGGACCCGACTCCCTCCTCGGCTTATTCGAAGAGTGCTTCCTTCCACTTTGAGGGCGAGGCGACCTGGAGAATGATTGTCCCTCCCGTCGTCCATGCGAGTGGGCGTCAAGGCCTTTCGGACGCTCGATGAGTGCTTTCAGGCTTACGTCGAACTTGCCGTAGTCATCAGTCTTGATGACCTTCACCTTGATCTTATCCCCCACGCTCAACTCGTCCTCGACTTTCTCTGTCCGGCTGTGGGAGATCTCGCTGATGTGAAGCAGGCCATCTTTGCCGGGGGAAAACTCCACAAACGCGCCGAAATTGGTGATCCTTTTCACCTCGCCTTCGAAAACCATTCCCACTTCAGGGTCTGTCACCAGAGATTCCACCATCTTCTTTGCCTTGTCACAATTCTCCGGCGAAGGTGATGAAATGACAACCATACCGTCATCGTCCACGTCGATTGCGCACTCCGTTTCGCGTATGATGGAGCGGATGTTCCGGCCTCCCGGACCGATCAATTCGCCAATCTTAGCCGGGTCTATGGCCATATGCAATATTCTTGGAGCGTAGGGGGAAAGGGACTCCCTCGGTTTCTCAATATGCTCTTCCATGATATCGAGTATGTGCAACCGACCTTCCCTAGCCCTTTCGATGGCGGAGCGGATGAGATCGAGAGATATTCCCCCGATTTTGAGGTCAACCTGTAACGAAGTTATCCCCTTGCGCGTGCCAGCCACTTTGAAGTCCATATCTCCGAAGTGGTCCTCATCACCGAGTATATCTGTCATAAGCACCGTTTTACCATCCTGGTTCACCATGCCGATGGAGATACCCGCAACCGCATCCTCCAGGGGAACACCTGCGTCCATAAGAGCGAGGGAACCCGCACAAACCGAGGCCATGGAAGAGGAGCCGTTCGACTCAAGGATATCCGAGACGACACGGACAGTGTAGGGAAAGTCCTCGAAGGAAGGCATTACGTATTTCAACGCCCGCTCCGCCAGATTCCCGTGGCCAACTTCCCTCCTGCTAACGCCGAGATACCGCCGTACCTCTCCAACACTGTAGGGTGGGAAATTGTAATGGAGCATATACTTCTTCTTGAACTCACCGTCGATATCATCCACAAACTGTTCATCCGCCTTTGAACCCAGCGTAACGGTGGCCAGGCTTTGAGTGTCACCCCGGGTAAAGAGGGCACTGCCGTGCGTCCTCGGAAGGATTCCAAGCTGGATTGAGACAGGGCGGACCTTGTTCATGTCCCTCCCATCTATTCGAAGACCGTTTTCCACAATCCTTTTCCTGATCGTTTCCTTGAATTTCTTCGAAATAAGACTCTTGACGGTTCCTGACTGCTCAGGAAACCTCTCTTCGAGATCGTCGATCACTTTATCCGTGAACGAGGCAAGAGCTGACCGCCTTTCACTCTTATCGGTGATGGAAACGAGTTTGTCAATTTTTCCGTCCGTTCGCTTCTCAATTTCGGCTGCAAGATCAGCATCGATTTCAGGTACTTCCGCGGGTCTTTTCTTCACCTCGAGACCCTCAATGAATTCCATCTGAAATTTCGCGATATCTTTTACGGCCTCACGACCATATTCAATGGCAGTAACGATTTGTTCTTCGGATACTTTCTTCCCCTCCCCCTCGATCATGATGATGGATTCCCCGTTTCCGGTGAGTATGAGATCAAGGGTGCTCGATTCGAGCTGGGTGCGGGTGGGATTCAAAACAGGCTTGCCATCGATGATGCCCACCCGAACGGAGGCTACCGGACCGTTCCAGGGAATATCGGAAATCATGAGGGCCACACTGGCTCCGATAGTTCCCAGGATGTCAGCCGGGTTCTCCTGATCCGTTGAGAGGAGACTGATCATGACCTGAGTTTCGCAGAGGAATCCATCAGGAAAAAGAGGCCGGATGGGACGATCGGTCTGTCGGCACGCGAGTATCTCCTTTTCCGAGGGTCGCCCTTCACGCTTAAAAAAGCCTCCAGGGATCTTTCCTCCGGCATACGCTCGCTCGCGGTACTCAACCGAAAGTGGAAAAAAATCTATCCCTTCACGGGGTTCCTGTGCCGCATTGGCAGCCACGAGCACCACCGTATCTCCATAAGTCAGGGTCACAGACCCACTCGATTGTTTGGCCATTAGACCACTCTCCAAAGTGAGCGTCCTTCCAGCCAATTCCATAGATCGTTTTCTCTGTTCCATATCTATTCCGGTATTTCCTTTCTTATTTCCGAATCTTCAGTTCAGCGATAAGTTTCTGATACCCTTCGTAGTCCTTTCTCATCAAGTACTTGAGCAATCTCCTCCGTTTGTTCACCATATTGATTAATCCTCGCCGGGAGTGGTGATCCTTTTTGTGTTGCTGAAAGTGTTCGTTCAAGGTGTTGATTCTCTCCGTGAGCGCAGCAACCTGTACGGCCACCGAGCCCACATCAGATTCACCTGAGCCGAATCTATTCACCAGTTCTTTTTTCTTTTCCTTAGTTAGGGGCATGGTTCCTCCTGCCTGTATTTGCCGACGAGACTAAGACAGAATCGCCTGTCTTTTCTCAGCTGTTCCACCAGCTCCCGTGGGGAATCGAATTTTTTCTCATCTCTGATTCTTTCCAGAAACTGAACTTCAAAGGATTTTCCGTACATATCACCTTCCAAATCGTCAAGAAAGTGTATCTCCATGGAGAATTCGTTCTCTCCGAATGTGGGGCGATAGCCCAGATTGCACATACCGTGCAAGCACCTGTCGTCTATGACGCCTCGTGCAAAATAGACACCCCTTTTCGGCACCAGCTGGGCAGGATCTTTGGCAATGAAATTCGTCGTGGGGAAATTGAGCAGGTGACCCCTGCCTGATCCTTTTACAACAACTGCATCAAACCCGAAAACCCATCCCAATTCGAGCGAGGCCTTCTGAACATTTCCCTGGCGTATGAGGTTTCGGATGTGCGTACTGCTCAGTCTCTCCTCCTGATCTTTGACACTGTCGACGATTTCCACCTCAAAGGAGCCCCGCTTCCCGTATCCTTCGAGAAAAATGCCGTCCCCTTCCCGATCATGACCGAACCGGTGATCGATGCCTATGACGATCTTGACAGGGTGAAAACACGGCACGACCACATCCTCAAGAAACTCCCCGGCAGTCATCTTCGAGAACTCGTGAGTGAACGGAATCACCAAAGCGATGTCCACGTCCAGGTCTTCAAGGAGTCGAAGCTTCTTGTCGATGTCCATTAACAGATGGAATCTTTGTGATGAACGGAGAACTCGTTTCGGGTGAGGATCGAAGGTGATCAACGCCGACTGATTTCCCAGGACACCGGCGGCCGCGACTGTCCGATTGATGACTTCCTGGTGTCCCCGGTGGAGTCCATCATAAGAACCGATGGTGAGAACGGTATTTGTCACCGGCTCAACATCCTCTATTCGGCGGTAGATAACCATTTTTTCGATAGCTCTTCAAGTCCTTTGGATTCTTCGAGCGTAAAATGTCCAACTCTCATGCGCTTCAGAGCAACGAGATGGCCCACAGTTCCCAGGGCTAGAGCGAGGTCCGCCCCCAGCTGCCTTACGTAAGTACCCTTCGAACACGTAACGGAAAAGTCGATAGTATCCTCTGAAAAAGAGTTCAAAGTCAGCGACTTGATCTCAATAGCCACTGGCGCCCTGTCCACTTCAATGTTTTGTCTAGCCAGTTTGTATAGCCGTGTACCTGCTACCTTTTTTGCCGAAAACATCGGGGGTGTCTGCATGACCGTTCTCG
This Candidatus Neomarinimicrobiota bacterium DNA region includes the following protein-coding sequences:
- a CDS encoding PQQ-dependent sugar dehydrogenase, which translates into the protein MPSASISQVQVELAFPNLNFQKPLDLQHPPDGSNRLFVVEKSGMIYVFENDPNVMEKKVFLDIRDSVFDAAPEAGLLGLAFHPDHMNNGYFYVNYTNVRPGNEDSMYTIVSRFSVSDNDQNSADAESEVTIIRIQQPLEHHNGGQIIFGPDGYFYIGMGDGGLGGNGQNLETLLGALLRIDVDNPQGDYNYGIPEDNPFADSSMGREIFAYGFRNPWRFSFDAITGSIWLGDVGHVRYEEIDIVVAGQNYGWDIVEGAHCYDRYRPSSSPTGCDTTGLTMPVWEYGRSLGEAIIGGFVYRGSQIPSLYGKYIYGDFEFGTVWSLDYNGIDPPTSSELFQMGPWSVTSFGVDKDNELYICTFNGKIYRMERASQPAEPFDLIFPYDSTTIEITQDNFWTDTLYFAWEESGYPVTYSFVLTEGLSIFNFGESTINTRKVPYYQIKNVMYSAGVEIVTGTWTVVASDGIVKREGGNGPFTLTIDGSGVSVERTDLIPGVFALHQNHPNPFNPVTTLQYDLPERSEVVLTIYDILGRVVRTLVQGMEQPGYKSVTWDGTDDRGEMGSGGVYLYQIRIGDFTQTRKMALLR
- the ald gene encoding alanine dehydrogenase; protein product: MIVGVPKEIKLQESRVSVTPHGASELKEAGHTVLVEQSAGVGSGFTDEEYAAHGAEICAGIEPVYSRSDMIVKVKEPSEREIALLREGAIMFTYFHFAASKELTKGFLDTAATGLAYETLELPNGSLPLLMPMSEVAGRMAVQEGAKYLETRQGGKGVLLGGVPGVEPATVMVLGGGVVGSNAAKIASGLGAQVYVLDTNLERLRYLDDTMPKNVITLFSNRHNITSLLPKTDLLVGAVLIVGSRAPNLVTKDMLSLMEEGTVVVDVAVDQGGCVETSKPTSHEAPIYEVDGVIHYCVPNMPGAVPITSTLALTNSTLPYLLIVANNGLAGAVELRREIATAVNTCKGHITHKGVAEAFDLDYRPPVSVLN
- a CDS encoding DUF2490 domain-containing protein, with the translated sequence MNINLVQVFIILLHKQYQNNADELSRLRRLLTMSILWASLPYSAFGQSDWRYWNELRFVRIISPQFSYHVKSEQRWIANSRDLGLHNYASGILLRSNDYWSIEANVKHELDRNESGWKPEWRLEFIAKAASGYKGFTFGVNTRMEYRRFKDLTKWRWREKLLLRRKVVAFGCQCNAFLANEFFYDFMEKNLVQNRADIGMTVPVRGAFAIAFFYRLKSNLRSDRWLHSHVVGTKFSFSP
- a CDS encoding MerR family transcriptional regulator, which produces MSPAEPEIKKLYYSISEVSELTGLKQYVLRYWETEFSVLRPQKNRAGNRIYRQFDIDTVLRIKDLLYSEKYTIEGARRQLKLESSGSVASKGSLVEAKYRDVIKTIKKELQEMLELLSHT
- a CDS encoding bifunctional riboflavin kinase/FAD synthetase; this translates as MVIYRRIEDVEPVTNTVLTIGSYDGLHRGHQEVINRTVAAAGVLGNQSALITFDPHPKRVLRSSQRFHLLMDIDKKLRLLEDLDVDIALVIPFTHEFSKMTAGEFLEDVVVPCFHPVKIVIGIDHRFGHDREGDGIFLEGYGKRGSFEVEIVDSVKDQEERLSSTHIRNLIRQGNVQKASLELGWVFGFDAVVVKGSGRGHLLNFPTTNFIAKDPAQLVPKRGVYFARGVIDDRCLHGMCNLGYRPTFGENEFSMEIHFLDDLEGDMYGKSFEVQFLERIRDEKKFDSPRELVEQLRKDRRFCLSLVGKYRQEEPCP
- the rpsO gene encoding 30S ribosomal protein S15; translation: MPLTKEKKKELVNRFGSGESDVGSVAVQVAALTERINTLNEHFQQHKKDHHSRRGLINMVNKRRRLLKYLMRKDYEGYQKLIAELKIRK
- the truB gene encoding tRNA pseudouridine(55) synthase TruB; its protein translation is MTVDKPRGWTSFDVVKKIRAISGERKVGHAGTLDPFAQGVLVLGIGRKGTKQLGRLALLEKEYEARLRLGIGTDTLDCDGKVISRMPLPQLCEKDIKEVFRSFTRTVMQTPPMFSAKKVAGTRLYKLARQNIEVDRAPVAIEIKSLTLNSFSEDTIDFSVTCSKGTYVRQLGADLALALGTVGHLVALKRMRVGHFTLEESKGLEELSKKWLSTAE
- a CDS encoding polyribonucleotide nucleotidyltransferase; amino-acid sequence: MEQRKRSMELAGRTLTLESGLMAKQSSGSVTLTYGDTVVLVAANAAQEPREGIDFFPLSVEYRERAYAGGKIPGGFFKREGRPSEKEILACRQTDRPIRPLFPDGFLCETQVMISLLSTDQENPADILGTIGASVALMISDIPWNGPVASVRVGIIDGKPVLNPTRTQLESSTLDLILTGNGESIIMIEGEGKKVSEEQIVTAIEYGREAVKDIAKFQMEFIEGLEVKKRPAEVPEIDADLAAEIEKRTDGKIDKLVSITDKSERRSALASFTDKVIDDLEERFPEQSGTVKSLISKKFKETIRKRIVENGLRIDGRDMNKVRPVSIQLGILPRTHGSALFTRGDTQSLATVTLGSKADEQFVDDIDGEFKKKYMLHYNFPPYSVGEVRRYLGVSRREVGHGNLAERALKYVMPSFEDFPYTVRVVSDILESNGSSSMASVCAGSLALMDAGVPLEDAVAGISIGMVNQDGKTVLMTDILGDEDHFGDMDFKVAGTRKGITSLQVDLKIGGISLDLIRSAIERAREGRLHILDIMEEHIEKPRESLSPYAPRILHMAIDPAKIGELIGPGGRNIRSIIRETECAIDVDDDGMVVISSPSPENCDKAKKMVESLVTDPEVGMVFEGEVKRITNFGAFVEFSPGKDGLLHISEISHSRTEKVEDELSVGDKIKVKVIKTDDYGKFDVSLKALIERPKGLDAHSHGRREGQSFSRSPRPQSGRKHSSNKPRRESGPDDRRRS